Proteins from one Embleya scabrispora genomic window:
- a CDS encoding polysaccharide deacetylase family protein — protein sequence MTFAHDPGTPDNRDSVGPLGPLDTPESRRNRTLRRSAFLAVPLLLATAVAAFVAADADPLTQKSPQAAKVAPPTAQIAAKPIPAHESAPTKPLYRVPTQDKVAFLTIDDGAYKDPEMIRLLREAGIEPTLFLTDEYVKQDPGFFRKLRDETGGVIENHTLDHPDLKGKPYDVQKNQICATSDDYAREFGRRPALLRPPYGNHDENTMRAAGDCGIGHVVHWSAEVRDGVMRFAVGDKLRPGDIVLMHFRKQFRADIRSFVDETRAAGLTPALLEDYLGR from the coding sequence ATGACCTTCGCCCACGATCCCGGCACTCCGGACAACCGTGACTCCGTCGGCCCGCTCGGACCCCTCGACACCCCCGAGAGCCGGCGCAACCGCACCCTGCGGCGGAGTGCGTTTCTGGCCGTGCCGCTGCTCCTCGCGACGGCCGTGGCCGCCTTCGTCGCCGCCGACGCGGACCCGCTCACCCAAAAGTCGCCGCAGGCCGCCAAGGTCGCGCCGCCGACCGCGCAGATCGCCGCCAAGCCGATTCCCGCGCACGAGTCGGCGCCGACCAAGCCGCTGTACCGGGTCCCGACGCAGGACAAGGTCGCCTTTCTGACCATCGACGACGGCGCGTACAAGGACCCGGAGATGATCCGGCTGCTGCGCGAAGCGGGCATCGAACCGACGTTGTTCCTGACCGACGAGTATGTGAAGCAGGACCCGGGCTTCTTTCGGAAACTGCGCGACGAGACGGGTGGGGTGATCGAGAACCACACCCTCGACCACCCCGACCTGAAGGGCAAGCCGTACGACGTGCAGAAGAACCAGATCTGCGCGACGTCCGACGACTACGCCCGTGAATTCGGCCGCCGGCCCGCGCTGTTGCGTCCGCCGTACGGAAACCACGACGAGAACACCATGCGGGCGGCGGGCGATTGCGGCATCGGGCACGTCGTGCACTGGAGCGCGGAAGTCCGCGACGGCGTCATGCGGTTCGCCGTCGGCGACAAACTCCGTCCGGGCGACATCGTGCTGATGCACTTCCGCAAGCAATTCCGGGCCGACATCCGGTCGTTCGTCGACGAGACCCGCGCGGCGGGCCTGACTCCGGCGCTGCTGGAGGACTACCTGGGACGGTAG
- a CDS encoding Uma2 family endonuclease has translation MTTHQRKPKPARALPTAHTGRNGKMRDPMPPHHRRDNTPAGLAGARHDRDPHTKILRVNLAGVNLEDARSRPGDQQATESDLGILRPTMGSMDREEFDRLTAIAESMHAPSNYKVEISDGTLVMMTGPSGIHEFIVRRLRMRIEQGIAGRPEWAGMAVHGGIDVLDDTNLIRRNPDVCVFPEDDLITIENHIPAADLRLVVEVVSRSNPENDWEAKLRDYPRMRIPVYVIVDPRQGTIVVNSEPKSGRYTARAAYAFGQDVPLPGFGFVLTTADFPTY, from the coding sequence ATGACGACCCATCAACGAAAACCGAAGCCGGCGCGCGCCCTACCGACAGCGCATACCGGGCGGAACGGGAAGATGCGCGATCCGATGCCGCCGCATCACCGACGCGACAACACGCCCGCCGGTCTCGCCGGCGCGCGCCATGATCGTGATCCCCACACCAAAATTCTCCGGGTGAACCTCGCGGGGGTCAACCTCGAGGACGCCCGTTCCCGTCCGGGTGACCAGCAGGCCACGGAAAGCGATCTCGGAATCCTACGACCTACCATGGGAAGTATGGACCGCGAGGAATTCGACCGACTGACCGCCATCGCCGAGAGCATGCACGCGCCGTCCAATTACAAGGTCGAGATCAGCGATGGCACGCTCGTGATGATGACCGGCCCATCCGGCATCCACGAGTTCATCGTGCGTCGCCTGCGCATGCGTATCGAACAGGGGATCGCCGGGCGTCCCGAATGGGCCGGGATGGCGGTGCACGGTGGGATCGACGTGTTGGACGATACCAACCTGATAAGGCGCAACCCCGACGTCTGCGTCTTCCCGGAAGACGATCTCATCACCATCGAGAACCACATTCCCGCCGCCGACCTGCGACTCGTCGTCGAGGTCGTGTCACGGTCGAACCCCGAGAACGACTGGGAGGCCAAGCTGCGCGACTATCCCCGCATGCGTATCCCGGTCTACGTGATCGTCGACCCGCGCCAGGGCACGATTGTGGTCAATTCCGAGCCCAAGAGTGGCAGGTACACGGCTCGCGCGGCCTACGCGTTCGGCCAGGACGTGCCGTTGCCCGGCTTCGGGTTCGTGCTGACGACGGCGGACTTCCCGACCTACTGA
- a CDS encoding nucleotidyltransferase family protein produces MRVRAVDEGKGCPVGDVVGLVLAAGGGRRLGGRAKARLVHRGRPLVEFAVAESRRGGCDRVVVVLGAEADAVLAEADLTGCVVVRNDDWASGMGSSLAAGVAALPADADAVVVTLVDMPGVGAAAVARLIAAHAAPEDLIAAAYAGRRGHPVLFGRAWWAELAAGAEGDAGARALLAEQRDRVRLIECADVADPFDIDTPADLARLDP; encoded by the coding sequence ATGCGGGTCCGCGCGGTCGACGAAGGAAAGGGGTGCCCGGTGGGTGATGTGGTCGGGTTGGTGTTGGCGGCCGGGGGTGGGCGGCGGCTCGGGGGGCGGGCCAAGGCCCGACTGGTGCATCGGGGCCGGCCGCTGGTGGAGTTCGCGGTCGCCGAGTCGCGCCGCGGCGGCTGCGACCGGGTCGTGGTGGTACTCGGCGCGGAGGCCGACGCGGTGCTCGCCGAGGCCGACTTGACCGGTTGTGTCGTGGTGCGCAATGACGACTGGGCGAGCGGGATGGGCTCCTCGCTCGCCGCCGGGGTCGCCGCGCTGCCCGCCGACGCCGATGCCGTCGTGGTCACCCTGGTGGACATGCCCGGCGTGGGCGCGGCGGCGGTGGCCCGGTTGATCGCCGCACACGCCGCGCCCGAGGACCTGATCGCGGCGGCCTACGCGGGCCGGCGCGGCCATCCCGTCCTGTTCGGGCGCGCCTGGTGGGCCGAGTTGGCGGCCGGGGCCGAGGGGGACGCCGGCGCCCGGGCGCTGCTCGCCGAGCAGCGGGATCGGGTTCGGCTGATCGAGTGCGCCGACGTCGCCGACCCGTTCGACATCGACACGCCCGCCGACCTGGCCCGGCTGGATCCCTGA
- the cseB gene encoding two-component system response regulator CseB — protein MSKPHVLVVEDDEVIREATQLNLERDGFRVSTAADGEAGLAAFRAERPDVALLDVMLPLMNGISLCRRIRAESLIPVIMVSARDDPIDIVVGLEAGADDYVTKPFDTVVLLARIRALLRRAQRTAGPGEEPGPLRFGDLEIDPDGVQVRRSGELLALTPTEMKLLLRFAESPGTVLSRDTLLEGVWEYAWGGDTRVVDVHVQRLRNKVGPGRIETVRGFGYKLRPGPVG, from the coding sequence GTGAGCAAACCGCACGTGCTCGTCGTGGAGGACGACGAGGTCATCCGCGAGGCGACGCAACTCAACCTGGAACGGGACGGGTTCCGGGTGAGCACCGCCGCCGACGGCGAGGCCGGGCTCGCCGCGTTTCGCGCCGAGCGGCCGGATGTGGCGCTGCTCGACGTGATGTTGCCGCTGATGAACGGGATCAGCCTGTGCCGGCGGATCCGGGCGGAGAGCCTGATCCCGGTGATCATGGTGTCCGCGCGCGACGACCCGATCGACATCGTGGTCGGGCTGGAGGCGGGTGCCGACGACTACGTGACCAAGCCGTTCGACACCGTGGTGCTGCTCGCCCGGATCCGGGCACTGCTGCGCCGCGCGCAGCGCACCGCCGGTCCGGGCGAGGAGCCGGGCCCGCTGCGCTTCGGCGACCTGGAGATCGACCCGGACGGCGTGCAGGTGCGCCGGTCCGGCGAGTTGCTCGCGCTGACCCCGACCGAGATGAAGCTGCTGCTGCGCTTCGCCGAGTCGCCGGGCACGGTGCTGAGCCGGGACACCCTGCTCGAAGGGGTCTGGGAGTACGCCTGGGGCGGCGACACCCGGGTCGTGGACGTGCACGTCCAGCGGCTGCGCAACAAGGTGGGCCCGGGCCGGATCGAGACGGTCCGCGGCTTCGGCTACAAGCTGCGTCCGGGGCCCGTCGGGTGA
- a CDS encoding AAA family ATPase, which yields METDILGVPEQVFDSGLLVATRRFETASAVARELGAHTVEVAHTLIALARIDGGRACGLFARQGIPPDVLAAGLLGGGGPAAGTAAGASGNGRGAGALGGLPVTADLRAGFAAAADTGYVDERALLAELLPRLEPGAVDLLVGYGRVDLDAWRAEVAAARPAAEVCRADGSIDEAAFAPGARRVLAMMVAEASGLGRRQCGIAMLLHALATTPGGLLEQAFLFLRRDVRALREQTIALTGARVRGPAVSGPIPPDEPLRQTLRRAATFAASGPDPDPDTGARITERDLLAALLDTPSGLAAAFFRDIGLDLERLRRFADTYYREPTEPEPDRPDTPMSPEEAVRRLRAGLIGQESVVERLAFHVELIKRSLARGFRPDDRPRAALLLCGPSGSGKTMTARLLAEVVYGSQDDVLVFEMGQFSARESINNFIGAPPGYVGFGEGKLTNGLRDNPRRVFLFDEVEKADARVLDALLRLLDEGRIGDPAGPVREAHDAVVILTTNLGAIHSAAEAVEDDVDSVDNLIGSILAEGSTGHTAASARLRRTMEGFFRPEFLNRVDEVILYSPFGPTELRGIAENGLTRLAARLRDQLGVALTWTDEAADHIATVAWRGRPEEAARGVNRCVTAVVPGVLRLLDEADAAGRPIGAVRVRVVAGALVVGGADD from the coding sequence GTGGAGACGGACATCCTGGGGGTGCCGGAGCAGGTGTTCGACAGCGGGCTGCTGGTGGCCACCCGCCGGTTCGAGACCGCCTCGGCGGTGGCCCGCGAACTCGGCGCGCACACGGTCGAGGTCGCCCACACGCTGATCGCCCTGGCCCGGATCGACGGCGGGCGCGCCTGCGGCCTGTTCGCCCGCCAGGGCATCCCGCCGGACGTGCTCGCGGCCGGCCTGCTCGGCGGCGGCGGACCGGCCGCCGGGACGGCCGCCGGGGCGAGCGGCAACGGCCGGGGCGCGGGCGCGCTCGGCGGCCTGCCGGTCACCGCCGATTTGCGGGCCGGCTTCGCCGCCGCGGCGGACACCGGCTACGTCGACGAACGTGCGCTGCTCGCGGAGTTGTTGCCGCGCCTGGAGCCGGGCGCGGTGGACCTGCTCGTCGGCTACGGCCGGGTGGACCTCGACGCCTGGCGGGCCGAGGTGGCCGCGGCGCGCCCGGCGGCGGAGGTGTGCCGGGCCGACGGGTCGATCGACGAGGCCGCGTTCGCCCCGGGCGCCCGGCGGGTGCTGGCGATGATGGTCGCCGAGGCGAGCGGACTCGGCCGGCGGCAGTGCGGCATCGCGATGCTGCTGCACGCGCTGGCCACCACCCCGGGCGGACTCCTGGAGCAGGCCTTCCTGTTCCTGCGCCGGGACGTACGGGCGCTGCGCGAACAGACCATCGCGCTGACCGGCGCGCGGGTCCGCGGCCCGGCCGTCTCCGGCCCGATTCCCCCCGACGAGCCGCTGCGGCAGACCCTGCGCCGGGCGGCGACGTTCGCCGCGAGCGGCCCCGACCCGGACCCGGACACCGGCGCCCGGATCACCGAACGCGACCTGCTCGCCGCGCTCCTGGACACCCCCAGCGGCTTGGCGGCCGCGTTCTTCCGCGACATCGGCCTGGACCTGGAGCGGCTGCGCCGGTTCGCCGACACCTACTACCGCGAGCCCACCGAGCCCGAACCGGACCGGCCCGATACCCCGATGTCCCCCGAGGAGGCGGTCCGCCGGCTGCGCGCGGGACTGATCGGCCAGGAAAGCGTGGTCGAGCGGCTCGCCTTCCACGTCGAACTCATCAAACGTTCGCTCGCCCGCGGCTTCCGTCCGGACGACCGCCCGCGCGCGGCGCTGCTGCTGTGCGGCCCCAGCGGCTCCGGCAAGACGATGACCGCCCGGCTGCTCGCCGAGGTCGTCTACGGGTCCCAGGACGACGTCCTCGTCTTCGAGATGGGCCAGTTCAGCGCCCGCGAGTCGATCAACAACTTCATCGGCGCCCCGCCCGGCTACGTCGGCTTCGGCGAGGGCAAGCTCACCAACGGCCTGCGCGACAATCCGCGCCGGGTGTTCCTGTTCGACGAGGTGGAGAAGGCCGACGCCCGGGTGCTCGACGCACTGCTCCGGCTGCTCGACGAGGGCCGGATCGGCGACCCGGCCGGCCCGGTACGCGAGGCGCACGACGCGGTGGTGATCCTGACCACCAACCTCGGCGCGATCCACTCCGCGGCCGAGGCCGTCGAGGACGACGTGGACAGCGTGGACAACCTGATCGGCTCGATCCTGGCCGAGGGCTCGACCGGGCACACCGCCGCGAGCGCCCGGCTGCGCCGCACGATGGAGGGGTTCTTCCGGCCCGAATTCCTCAACCGGGTGGACGAGGTGATCCTCTACTCGCCGTTCGGCCCCACCGAATTGCGCGGGATCGCGGAGAACGGCCTGACCCGACTCGCCGCGCGGCTGCGCGACCAACTCGGCGTCGCGTTGACCTGGACCGACGAGGCCGCGGACCACATCGCCACCGTCGCCTGGCGCGGCCGGCCGGAGGAGGCGGCACGCGGCGTCAACCGCTGCGTCACCGCCGTGGTGCCGGGCGTGCTGCGCCTGCTCGACGAGGCCGACGCCGCCGGCCGGCCGATCGGCGCGGTCCGGGTGCGGGTGGTGGCCGGTGCGCTCGTGGTCGGGGGCGCCGATGACTGA
- a CDS encoding sensor histidine kinase — protein sequence MSLRWRISAVVTVVSVAVAVALSLTVHFAFAYKQADEARKLQIDRIDLALREYVRTGQPTFGSRLDDPRVPAALRQAVRDGDRATELSEGRIWAAVGVDGHILSLRSSYRDRTSDLASLDRVLVIGAACVVVCGAGAGVLIGARLSRRLRRAADAARRVTAGERSIRVRAAIGGSGRDEAAELATAVDAMADALQARLDAERRVTADIAHELRTPLTGLSAAADLLPADRPGELVRDRVRALRSLVEDVLEVARLDTATQRADLTEVPLGAFAARRVAALAPAAELRVIGDEVVVTDPRRLERILANLLTNATKHGLAPVVVEVDGPRLRVVDAGPGFPATLLREGPSRFRKGTDDRAAGGHGLGLTIAMGQAAVLGASLTLSNPEAGGAMAELTLPSGASAVE from the coding sequence GTGAGTCTGCGTTGGCGGATCTCGGCGGTGGTCACGGTGGTCAGCGTGGCGGTCGCCGTCGCGCTGAGCCTGACCGTGCACTTCGCCTTCGCCTACAAGCAGGCGGACGAGGCGCGCAAACTCCAGATCGACCGGATCGACCTGGCCCTGCGCGAGTACGTCCGGACCGGACAGCCGACCTTCGGCAGCCGACTGGACGACCCGCGGGTGCCGGCGGCACTGCGCCAGGCGGTGCGCGACGGCGACCGGGCCACCGAGTTGTCCGAGGGCCGGATCTGGGCGGCGGTCGGGGTGGACGGACACATCCTGTCGCTGCGCTCCAGTTATCGGGACCGGACCAGCGACCTGGCCTCGCTCGACCGGGTGCTGGTCATCGGCGCGGCCTGCGTGGTGGTGTGCGGGGCCGGGGCGGGCGTGCTGATCGGGGCGCGGCTGTCGCGTCGGCTGCGGCGGGCCGCCGACGCGGCTCGGCGGGTCACCGCGGGCGAGCGGTCGATCCGGGTACGGGCGGCGATCGGCGGCAGCGGTCGGGACGAGGCGGCGGAGTTGGCCACGGCGGTGGACGCGATGGCCGACGCGTTGCAGGCCCGGCTCGACGCGGAGCGCCGGGTCACCGCCGACATCGCGCACGAGTTGCGCACGCCGCTGACCGGACTGAGCGCCGCCGCCGACCTGTTGCCGGCGGATCGGCCGGGCGAGTTGGTCCGCGATCGGGTCCGGGCGCTGCGTTCGCTGGTGGAGGACGTGCTGGAGGTGGCCCGCCTGGACACCGCGACCCAGCGGGCCGACCTGACCGAGGTACCGCTGGGCGCGTTCGCCGCCCGGCGGGTGGCCGCGCTCGCGCCCGCCGCCGAGTTGCGGGTGATCGGGGACGAGGTGGTGGTCACCGACCCCAGGCGGCTGGAGCGGATCCTGGCCAACCTGTTGACCAACGCGACCAAGCACGGGCTCGCGCCGGTGGTGGTGGAGGTGGACGGGCCGCGACTGCGGGTCGTGGACGCGGGGCCGGGTTTTCCGGCGACACTGCTGCGGGAGGGGCCCAGCCGCTTCCGGAAGGGCACCGACGACCGGGCGGCCGGTGGGCACGGGCTGGGCCTGACCATCGCGATGGGCCAGGCGGCGGTGCTGGGTGCGTCGCTGACGCTGAGCAATCCGGAGGCGGGCGGTGCGATGGCCGAACTCACGCTGCCTTCGGGGGCGTCGGCCGTGGAGTGA
- a CDS encoding BlaI/MecI/CopY family transcriptional regulator, which produces MTESRAGGAPARRGPGELESEILSLLWTSPTAMGAAAVQARVSGELAYTTVVTILSRLHDKGVLQRTRSGRSYVYAPVYDEAGLAARRMRQVLDKEGDRQAVLARFVSDLSTDDEALLRRLLEEGGS; this is translated from the coding sequence GTGACCGAGAGCAGAGCAGGCGGAGCGCCCGCGCGACGTGGCCCCGGCGAGTTGGAGTCCGAGATCCTGTCCCTGCTGTGGACGTCGCCCACGGCGATGGGCGCGGCCGCGGTGCAGGCACGGGTCTCCGGCGAACTGGCGTACACGACGGTGGTGACGATCCTGTCCCGCCTGCACGACAAGGGTGTGCTCCAGCGCACCAGGTCGGGCCGGTCCTACGTGTACGCGCCGGTGTACGACGAGGCCGGGCTCGCCGCGCGGCGGATGCGCCAGGTGCTGGACAAGGAGGGCGACCGGCAGGCGGTACTCGCCCGATTCGTCTCCGACCTGTCCACCGACGACGAGGCACTACTGCGCCGACTCCTCGAAGAGGGCGGCTCCTGA
- a CDS encoding cell division protein SepF, producing MGALRKAGSWLGIGSGDVDDDLYRTGAGAYETGTYDADDDDTGSRWVYDDEPEESRSRALEGSVVPASEVFAARAAASETPAQPGTRIAVVHPKSYHEARAIGEYFRQDIPVVIDLTAMDESDAKRVVDFASGLTFGRRGAIERLAKRVFLLMPADARLLTGDPTQQNHDGFFNQA from the coding sequence ATGGGCGCATTGCGCAAGGCCGGCTCGTGGCTCGGGATCGGTTCGGGGGACGTGGACGACGACCTTTACCGCACCGGCGCGGGTGCCTACGAGACCGGGACATACGACGCGGACGACGACGACACGGGATCGCGCTGGGTCTACGACGACGAGCCCGAGGAGTCGCGTTCGCGCGCCCTGGAGGGCAGCGTGGTGCCGGCTTCGGAGGTGTTCGCCGCGCGCGCGGCCGCTTCGGAGACGCCGGCGCAGCCGGGCACCCGGATCGCCGTCGTGCACCCGAAGAGCTACCACGAGGCAAGGGCGATAGGCGAATACTTCCGGCAGGACATCCCGGTCGTGATCGATCTGACCGCGATGGACGAATCCGACGCCAAGCGCGTCGTCGACTTCGCGTCGGGGTTGACCTTCGGCCGCCGCGGTGCGATCGAGCGGCTGGCGAAGCGGGTCTTCCTGCTGATGCCGGCCGACGCGCGGCTGCTCACGGGCGACCCGACACAGCAGAACCACGACGGGTTCTTCAACCAGGCGTAG
- a CDS encoding Hsp70 family protein, giving the protein MSIVVGIDLGTTNSCIAIPADAEVPDKEALIAARRLRPVGDSLIVANPDRSPTTPSAVWIDPIGTPIVGQLAKNKARLPGAPPAMFFKRNMGTDQLVTAGHARLTPLEASTHILRHLKQVAEEVLGVPVERAVVTVPAFFETRAKNETTRAGQAAGLEVVETLIEPVAAALAYTHERARELTEPQTFLVYDLGGGTFDTSVVTWDPEVGFENRSFSGDRYLGGFDFDRRIVSWIAAQLPEYDLAIDSENPADGKVEAQLLSVAEGAKHDLSRYPETEIVSQYCEDRRGTPMNIGLPMRREEFEEMIADRIRGTLDDCDRALTRAGMTAADLDEIVMVGGSSRIPLVASMLTEHFGRGPRLLNPDLCVALGAALKAANVPSRSGHLELDRPEALPPETDIGGRVLAGPDLGSPAAAQLVLTSDDGLVYLTETADGEGRFLFADVPLREGENGFTVQVSAHGREIESRRLEVTTDDKPRSDATGDVLAHDFSVELVDGLHAVVRAGTMVPYRTDFRLETASHGSSLRVGLVEGLVPIGEVSIRDLPTDVPVGSTVEVTLEFETGWTIRAEARLPQVGAEGSAVIDIPQRSVPGWPELTERHRQVVTGWAEKRDAIPPADAIRVGPALDRLLAELAELVRERIDPSKTHHKLLEAETLVQGLRVATTAGSALNPPIGEFEDNLAFLARLADRLVDHDPVEAERFRSAIPGLRATGRAAYAAGNKMDWHLANEAVRDRINAAERMLHGGRAPQQFTAAEFQVAVLQEVEYLRRSIQEMDQASGGLHRLDADAFLRELDTIAEDAAEVDVRDEAAGNRRLVEIYRGRIMPLRARADRWMEQIREGSPHIGLRLPKNSLEK; this is encoded by the coding sequence ATGAGCATCGTGGTCGGTATCGACCTCGGCACGACCAACTCGTGCATCGCGATCCCCGCCGACGCCGAGGTGCCCGACAAGGAGGCGCTGATCGCCGCCCGTCGGCTGCGCCCGGTCGGCGACTCGCTGATCGTGGCCAACCCCGACCGCTCGCCCACCACCCCGTCGGCGGTGTGGATCGATCCGATCGGCACCCCGATCGTCGGCCAACTGGCCAAGAACAAGGCCCGGTTGCCCGGTGCACCGCCCGCGATGTTCTTCAAGCGCAACATGGGCACCGACCAGTTGGTCACGGCCGGACACGCGCGGCTGACTCCGCTGGAGGCGTCCACGCACATCCTGCGCCACCTCAAGCAGGTCGCCGAAGAGGTGCTGGGCGTACCGGTGGAGCGGGCCGTGGTGACCGTCCCGGCGTTCTTCGAGACCCGGGCCAAGAACGAGACCACGCGCGCCGGCCAGGCGGCCGGCCTGGAGGTGGTCGAGACACTGATCGAGCCGGTGGCCGCGGCGCTGGCGTACACGCACGAGCGGGCCCGCGAGCTGACCGAGCCGCAGACGTTCCTGGTCTACGACCTCGGCGGCGGCACCTTCGACACCTCGGTGGTCACCTGGGACCCCGAAGTCGGCTTCGAGAACCGCTCGTTCAGCGGCGACCGCTACCTGGGCGGCTTCGACTTCGACCGGCGGATCGTGTCCTGGATCGCGGCCCAACTGCCCGAATACGATTTGGCGATCGACTCGGAGAACCCCGCCGACGGCAAGGTGGAGGCGCAGTTGCTCTCGGTCGCCGAGGGCGCCAAGCACGACCTGTCGCGCTACCCCGAGACCGAGATCGTCAGCCAGTACTGCGAGGACCGGCGCGGCACCCCGATGAACATCGGACTGCCCATGCGCCGCGAGGAGTTCGAGGAGATGATCGCGGACCGCATCCGCGGCACCCTGGACGACTGCGACCGCGCGCTGACCCGCGCCGGGATGACCGCCGCCGACCTGGACGAGATCGTCATGGTCGGCGGCTCGTCCCGGATCCCGCTGGTGGCCTCCATGCTCACCGAGCACTTCGGGCGCGGCCCCCGGCTGCTCAACCCGGACCTGTGCGTCGCGCTGGGCGCCGCGCTCAAGGCGGCGAACGTCCCCAGTCGCAGCGGCCATCTGGAACTGGACCGCCCCGAGGCGCTGCCGCCGGAGACGGACATCGGCGGCCGGGTCCTGGCCGGCCCCGACCTCGGTTCGCCGGCCGCCGCGCAGTTGGTGCTGACCTCGGACGACGGCCTGGTGTACCTGACCGAGACGGCCGACGGGGAGGGCCGGTTCCTGTTCGCCGACGTGCCGTTGCGCGAGGGCGAGAACGGCTTCACCGTGCAGGTGTCGGCGCACGGCCGGGAGATCGAGAGCCGGCGTCTGGAGGTGACCACCGACGACAAGCCGCGCTCCGACGCGACCGGCGACGTGCTCGCGCACGACTTCTCGGTCGAGCTGGTGGACGGGCTGCACGCGGTGGTGCGGGCCGGGACGATGGTGCCCTATCGCACCGACTTCCGCCTCGAGACCGCGTCCCACGGGTCCAGCCTGCGGGTCGGCCTGGTCGAGGGCCTGGTGCCGATCGGCGAGGTCTCGATCCGGGACCTGCCCACCGACGTGCCGGTGGGCTCGACCGTCGAGGTGACCCTGGAGTTCGAGACCGGCTGGACGATCCGGGCCGAGGCGCGGCTGCCGCAGGTGGGCGCGGAGGGCAGCGCGGTGATCGACATCCCGCAGCGGTCCGTGCCGGGCTGGCCGGAGCTGACCGAGCGGCACAGGCAGGTGGTGACCGGATGGGCGGAGAAGCGCGACGCGATCCCGCCGGCCGACGCCATCCGGGTCGGCCCGGCGCTGGATCGCCTCCTCGCCGAACTCGCGGAGCTGGTCCGGGAGCGGATCGACCCGAGCAAGACCCACCACAAGCTCCTGGAGGCGGAGACGCTGGTCCAGGGCCTGCGGGTGGCCACCACCGCGGGCAGCGCGCTGAACCCGCCGATCGGCGAGTTCGAGGACAACCTGGCGTTCCTGGCCCGGCTCGCCGACCGGCTGGTGGACCACGACCCGGTCGAGGCGGAGCGCTTCCGCAGCGCGATCCCCGGCCTGCGCGCCACGGGCCGTGCGGCCTACGCGGCGGGCAACAAGATGGACTGGCACCTGGCCAACGAGGCGGTACGGGACCGGATCAACGCGGCCGAGCGCATGCTGCACGGCGGCCGTGCCCCGCAGCAGTTCACCGCCGCCGAGTTCCAGGTCGCGGTGCTTCAGGAGGTGGAGTATCTGCGGCGCTCGATCCAGGAGATGGACCAGGCGTCCGGCGGCCTCCACCGGCTCGACGCGGACGCGTTCCTGCGCGAGTTGGACACGATCGCCGAGGACGCGGCGGAGGTGGACGTGCGGGACGAGGCGGCGGGCAACCGGCGGCTCGTGGAGATCTATCGGGGCCGGATCATGCCGCTGCGGGCGCGGGCGGACCGCTGGATGGAACAGATCCGGGAGGGCTCCCCGCACATCGGGCTGCGGCTCCCGAAGAACTCCCTGGAGAAGTGA
- a CDS encoding TauD/TfdA dioxygenase family protein has translation MTAVTVSVSPVAARIGAVVEGVRLGGELDPITVDTVRDALHRHRVIFFRDQHHLDDAGQLAFARLLGDPIGHPTASAEGELIVPIDNDHGVVADRWHTDVTFVPAYPLASILRAVRLPDVGGDTLWADTASAYAQLPAPLAALADSLRAVHSNRYDYVASDTDGLSQARKDYRELFESTVYETEHPVVRIHPVTGERTLVLGAFAQRLVGFDAEDSAALLALLHKHVTRPENTVRWRWRAGDVAIWDNRATQHRVITDFDGARRLLHRVTIDGDVPVGVDGRRSLAVRPAGEPVA, from the coding sequence ATGACCGCTGTCACCGTTTCCGTATCACCCGTCGCCGCCCGAATCGGCGCCGTGGTCGAGGGGGTTCGCCTGGGCGGCGAGCTGGACCCGATCACGGTGGACACCGTGCGGGACGCACTGCACCGGCACAGGGTGATCTTCTTCCGCGACCAGCACCACCTGGACGACGCGGGCCAACTCGCCTTCGCCCGGCTGCTCGGCGATCCGATCGGGCACCCGACCGCGTCCGCCGAGGGCGAGTTGATCGTGCCGATCGACAACGATCACGGGGTGGTCGCCGATCGTTGGCACACCGATGTCACATTCGTTCCCGCCTATCCGCTCGCCTCCATCCTGCGCGCGGTACGCCTGCCGGACGTGGGCGGGGACACGTTGTGGGCCGATACCGCGAGCGCCTATGCGCAACTGCCCGCCCCACTCGCGGCGTTGGCCGATTCGCTGCGGGCGGTGCACAGCAACCGGTACGACTACGTGGCTTCGGACACGGATGGGCTCAGCCAGGCGCGGAAGGACTACCGGGAGTTGTTCGAATCGACCGTGTACGAGACCGAGCACCCGGTGGTGCGGATACACCCGGTCACGGGCGAACGCACGCTGGTTCTCGGCGCGTTCGCACAGCGGCTGGTGGGCTTCGACGCCGAGGACTCGGCGGCGTTGCTCGCGCTGTTGCACAAGCACGTCACTCGACCCGAGAACACCGTGCGATGGCGGTGGCGTGCGGGTGACGTGGCGATCTGGGACAACCGGGCGACGCAGCATCGGGTGATCACCGACTTCGACGGGGCCCGGCGGTTGTTGCACCGGGTGACGATCGACGGGGACGTCCCGGTGGGGGTGGACGGTCGGCGCAGCCTCGCGGTCCGGCCCGCCGGCGAGCCGGTGGCTTGA